The following are from one region of the Littorina saxatilis isolate snail1 linkage group LG2, US_GU_Lsax_2.0, whole genome shotgun sequence genome:
- the LOC138958785 gene encoding WD repeat-containing protein on Y chromosome-like produces MHNDTSHSERRQKSSEPEQRYSVVKHVRSRNTGAFDFTLLNALHDEFLERWHGEDLGLTRREFMAAMKRTAGFCLKDSELNRIYSQVDSKDEGLMTWGQYITSLSNTASLRASMVQSDIKPLFQDKMHFTQIKQRDEIIAIRFIPRLPLYATKINHNSGRYLMLGREGSLTMWSINLTLLNSYFIGSNKGVLKAMLFIDLVVLHPSTMIAVTSTDRTITIYELGSRGLKEKYTIVSIYNCITCMDYWPDLHSRTFMLLLWGDVAGDIHALELNVKRLGGIFDKDDNREIINRVVYADLLKHKFPSVHLHKVPGVHDDWVTEIRYIAETRAFLSSSSSHTNKSLCYTDWRGKVETRFYQSYTSVLCFDFNYVIHLVVTGSLDCQVRVWNIFMPNRPINTLKGHLAPVDHVVLNLKTQHVISLDKSHAIKIFDYKEGSVIQAFSGPSLSIMGPNTIEGFFFNRERCQIIVGTLTVGMTIKRVNPPDMAEVSAHDFPIVAVCYSSTFDEVITACANAVISVWDLHTGRHVLEFQHYSSRTNFKDVPWASATKRLEVTAMTLDGSERCVVTGANDGTVNLWNFSSGVLLANYELPDNNLVSGLAVDRNVIFATGWCRQIFLLDLDQKSSKQNLKFFKNYHKEDVNCMTLLKGGLIATGSYDGDIIVLTRDTGHGRCRLNPGVAMFPIPLMTTQDEVDAVTLGPTESELLKLESPETSEIFIENEDHSFIKGIRIGEDKVLLANPLTGQILRIITKPRELKRSASDLIFDVFKGHEVSMQESANHFRAYESSVDILLNLKTRKHLDLNTANIITAGSEGWIRAWSLNPKGGLKGQFLATEQLGESVKAMTTDTQNEFLLTGDTMGYVKVWDLFPFCHPAAKLVSEEVKADRRDRFIKMFIFLRSPFLRDAASEGFERCVRYHKRRPPPESNPESSLKTPKLLNVFHAHMQAITALTYVDDGMLIITGSKDCSVRVWTITGSFVGHCGAPWVKLPSSEKSPLRPLPKDIRRNASARTFRVIKGGRVPAWDRAVRLIRNYLEQQKKMVEKKEGQTAEDGEEDDKAWLAQPVMVDRDESALPEHLRLSSVVKFTWRDPKKSQYLGMAFKPCLHHRHLSYTPKINMREDFGQIAAYRQVQISDMSKMTAIPTPQIIIDMEKRHKEEEEEAQMYRNLAKQSKCSKQCPGRNRRSVFKKSIGSCPIGAGQTAQNSVSGSNIAGHAGKLSVDCLSSPSRSQRTSIRLSVESIRNHNATQNNRAGFDENPLKNSTDNNKAGFARATCTENPLKNSTHNNKAGFAGATCAENPLKNSTHNNKAGFAGATCTENPLKNSTHNIRAGFAEAACVNNPSTKSTRNNVDDFDGGPHEASRAKKKLLRIKNDNTARAGFPKPTSTLMSDDKPDLKRSYPQTQHDKATDPQNPKRVSTVNNNNDDDDVNDGDLLRAVERENLFWVKTSAEATGNRKNSFSEKLSRQQSSRTDCVLPQISETNAPLLEGGALPLSSSTKGEFSRKRTRHNGGGDKVKIGFEVTLDTDDVIATQRDLTSDPSDVSTATSKDDDESTSKKEDDDEEETPTDSRTSETTSAEKSSSASSGKSEELISRFPPIGSSCAVNQVGAFLTESSASSLPESLPSISKLTVICPERKKKEQLFRGTGLMMGSFALPALSKRHD; encoded by the exons ACAACGAGACGAAATCATAGCCATCCGCTTCATTCCTCGACTGCCCCTGTATGCCACGAAGATCAACCACAACAGCGGTCGGTACCTCATGCTTGGACGCGAAGGCTCGCTGACCATGTGGTCAATCAACCTCACCCTCTTGAACTCCTATTTCATAGGCAGCAATAAGGGGGTGCTCAAAGCTATGTTATTCATCGACCTGGTGGTGCTCCACCCTTCCACCATGATAGCAGTCACCTCCACGGACCGGACGATCACCATATATGAACTGGGATCCAGGG GTTTAAAAGAGAAGTACACCATCGTGTCGATCTACAACTGCATCACGTGCATGGACTACTGGCCGGACCTCCACTCACGCACCTTCATGCTGCTCCTCTGGGGGGACGTGGCGGGGGACATCCACGCCCTGGAGCTGAACGTCAAGCGCCTGGGAGGCATCTTCGACAAGGACGACAACCGAGAGATCATCAACAGGGTGGTGTATGCTGACCTTCTGAAGCACAA GTTCCCTTCCGTACATCTACACAAAGTACCAGGGGTACACGACGACTGGGTGACCGAAATCCGCTACATCGCGGAGACCAGAGCCTTCCTCTCGAGTAGCTCCAGCCACACCAACAAATCGCTGTGCTACACCGACTGGCGCGGCAAGGTAGAGACCCGCTTCTACCAGAGTTATACGTCTGTTCTCTGTTTCGACTTCAACTACGTCATCCACCTTGTCGTCACGGGGAGCCTGGACTGTCAGGTCCGCGTGTGGAACATTTTCATGCCCAACAGGCCCATCAACACCCTCAA AGGCCACTTGGCGCCAGTTGACCACGTGGTGCTCAACTTGAAAACTCAGCACGTCATCAGCTTGGACAAGAGTCACGCCATCAAGATCTTTGACTACAAAGAGGGCTCCGTCATCCAGGCCTTCAGCGGGCCCTCCCTCTCCATCATGGGCCCAAACACCATCGAGGGCTTCTTCTTCAACCGCGAAAGGTGTCAGATAATCGTCGGAACCCTCACTGTCGGCATGACAATCAAGAGGGTGAATCCTCCCGACATGGCTGAGGTCAGCGCTCACGACTTCCCCATCGTCGCTGTATGCTACAGCAGCACTTTCGATGAG GTCATCACAGCCTGCGCCAATGCCGTTATCAGTGTGTGGGACCTGCACACGGGTAGGCACGTGCTGGAGTTCCAACACTACAGTTCCCGCACAAACTTCAAGGACGTTCCCTGGGCATCGGCCACCAAGAGGTTAGAGGTCACGGCCATGACCTTGGACGGTTCTGAGCGCTGCGTCGTGACGGGGGCGAACGACGGCACAGTCAACCTGTGGAACTTCTCGTCTGGCGTGCTGTTGGCAAACTACGAGCTGCCTGATAATAACCTTGTGTCGGGCCTGGCTGTCGACAGG AACGTGATTTTTGCCACGGGCTGGTGCAGGCAGATCTTCTTGCTGGACCTGGACCAGAAGAGCTCCAAGCAGAACCTTAAGTTCTTCAAGAATTACCACAAAGAGGACGTCAACTGCATGACTCTTCTGAAAGGAGGCCTCATCGCTACCGGATCGTACGATGGCGACATCATAGTGTTGACTCGTGATACTGGCCACGGCAGGTGTCGGCTCAACCCAGGGGTAGCAATGTTTCCCATTCCCTTGATGACTACCCAG GATGAGGTCGATGCAGTGACCCTGGGACCTACAGAAAGTGAACTGTTAAAGCTTGAATCTCCTGAGACAAGTGAAATCTTCATTGAGAATGAGG ATCATTCATTCATTAAGGGCATACGGATCGGTGAGGACAAGGTGTTGCTTGCCAACCCCCTCACAGGGCAGATTCTTCGCATCATTACCAAACCGAGGGAGCTGAAGAGGTCTGCGTCAGACCTCATCTTTGACGTGTTCAAGGGCCACGAGGTCTCCATGCAAGAGAGCGCCAATCACTTCAGGGCCTACGAGAGCTCGGTGGATATTCTGCTGAATCTGAAGACACGCAAGCATCTGGATCTCAACACGGCGAATATCATTACCGCAGGGTCTGAGGGCTGGATCAGGGCCTGGTCGCTCAACCCAAAG GGCGGGCTGAAGGGACAGTTCCTGGCCACGGAGCAGTTGGGAGAGTCGGTCAAGGCGATGACAACGGACACGCAGAATGAGTTCCTCTTGACGGGGGACACTATGGGTTATGTCAAGGTCTGGGACTTATTCCCTTTTTGCCATCCTGCTGCAAAACTCGTGTCCGAGGAAGTCAAGGCGGATCGGAGGGACCGCTTCATTAAAATGTTCATCTTCCTCCGCTCACCTTTCCTTAGAGATGCG GCCTCAGAAGGATTTGAACGCTGCGTCAGGTACCACAAGCGACGCCCGCCGCCGGAGTCGAACCCAGAGTCGTCCCTGAAGACACCGAAGCTGCTGAACGTCTTCCACGCCCACATGCAGGCCATAACTGCACTGACGTACGTCGACGACGGTATGCTCATCATTACAGGCAGCAAGGACTGCTCG GTACGGGTATGGACCATCACTGGTAGTTTCGTGGGACATTGCGGTGCTCCTTGGGTCAAGCTGCCGTCCTCTGAGAAGTCCCCTCTCCGGCCACTTCCCAAAGATATCCGCCGCAACGCTTCGGCCAGAACGTTTCGGGTCATCAAGGGTGGGAGGGTGCCCGCCTGGGATCGCGCTGTGCGCCTCATCAGGAACTACCTGGAGCAACAGAAGAAGATGGTGGAGAAGAAG GAAGGGCAGACTGCAGAGGACGGCGAAGAAGACGACAAGGCGTGGCTGGCTCAGCCCGTCATGGTGGACAGGGACGAGAGCGCTCTCCCCGAGCACCTCAGGCTGAGCAGCGTGGTCAAGTTCACCTGGAGGGACCCCAAGAAGAGTCAGTACCTCGGCATGGCCTTCAAGCCCTGTCTCCACCACCGCCACCTGTCATACACGCCCAAGATCAACATGAGGGAGGACTTTGGACAG ATCGCTGCATACCGTCAGGTTCAGATTAGTGACATGAGCAAAATGACTGCCATCCCTACACCTCAGATTATCATAGACATGGAGAAACGacacaaagaagaagaggag GAGGCGCAGATGTACAGAAACCTGGCCAAGCAATCTAAGTGTTCCAAGCAGTGTCCAGGAAGGAACCGTCGAAGCGTTTTCAAAAAGTCAATTGGATCCTGTCCTATCGGAGCTGGGCAGACGGCGCAGAATTCTGTCTCGGGTTCAAACATTGCAGGCCATGCTGGTAAGCTCAGCGTGGATTGCCTCTCCAGTCCCTCTCGATCACAAAGGACCTCTATCAGATTGTCTGTTGAAAGTATCCGGAACCACAACGCCACCCAGAACAATAGGGCTGGATTCGATGAGAATCCTTTGAAAAACTCTACCGACAACAATAAAGCTGGATTCGCCAGAGCCACGTGTACCGAGAATCCTTTGAAAAACTCGACCCACAACAATAAAGCTGGATTCGCCGGAGCCACGTGTGCTGAGAATCCTTTGAAAAACTCGACCCACAACAATAAAGCTGGATTCGCCGGAGCCACGTGTACTGAGAATCCTTTGAAAAACTCGACCCACAACATTAGGGCTGGCTTCGCCGAAGCAGCCTGTGTGAACAATCCCTCAACAAAATCGACGCGAAACAACGTCGATGATTTTGATGGCGGGCCTCACGAAGCTTCACGTGCAAAGAAGAAACTTCTGCGGATTAAAAACGACAACACTGCTCGTGCAGGATTTCCAAAGCCGACCTCTACGCTCATGAGTGATGACAAACCAGACCTCAAAAGAAGTTATCCACAGACACAACACGACAAAGCCACAGACCCTCAAAATCCGAAGAGGGTTTCAaccgtcaacaacaacaacgacgacgacgacgtgaACGACGGCGACCTCCTTCGCGCAGTCGAGAGGGAGAACCTTTTTTGGGTCAAGACGTCTGCAGAAGCAACGGGTAACAGAAAGAACTCTTTCAGCGAAAAGCTCAGTCGGCAACAAAGTTCTCGCACCGACTGCGTACTGCCGCAAATTTCGGAAACGAATGCACCTTTGCTGGAAGGAGGAGCTTTACCTCTATCAAGTTCTACTAAAGGCGAATTTAGTCGCAAACGTACCCGGCACAACGGTGGCGGTGACAAGGTAAAGATCGGATTCGAGGTCACACTGGACACGGATGATGTCATCGCGACGCAGCGTGACCTCACTTCCGACCCTTCTGACGTATCTACTGCGACGAGCAAAGATGACGACGAAAGCACCAGCAAAAAAGAAGACGACGATGAAGAAGAAACCCCAACAGACTCGAGAACCTCCGAGACAACGAGTGCCGAAAAGAGCAGCAGTGCCTCGTCGGGAAAGAGCGAAGAACTAATAAGTCGTTTTCCACCCATCGGTTCGTCTTGCGCCGTAAACCAAGTTGGGGCGTTTCTGACGGAAAGCAGTGCTAGCAGCCTTCCTGAGTCCTTGCCCAGTATCTCTAAACTGACCGTTATTTGTcccgagagaaaaaagaaagaacaactgTTTAGAGGCACCGGGCTGATGATGGGCTCGTTCGCGTTGCCTGCCCTCAGCAAGCGTCACGATTGA